A region of Homo sapiens chromosome 17, GRCh38.p14 Primary Assembly DNA encodes the following proteins:
- the C17orf50 gene encoding uncharacterized protein C17orf50, which produces MDKHGVKTPLWKKETEELRAEDAEQEEGKEGSEDEDEDNQRPLEDSATEGEEPPRVAEEGEGRERRSVSYCPLRQESSTQQVALLRRADSGFWGWLGPLALLGGLTAPTDRKRSLPEEPCVLEIRRRPPRRGGCACCELLFCKKCRSLHSHPAYVAHCVLDHPDLGKAGAAGNS; this is translated from the exons ATGGATAAGCATG GTGTGAAGACCCCCTTGTGGAAGAAGGAAACGGAAGAGCTCCGGGCCGAGGACGCGGagcaagaggaagggaaggaggggtcGGAGGACGAGGACGAGGACAACCAGAGGCCGCTGGAGGACAGCGCGACGGAGGGCGAGGAGCCGCCGCGGGTAGCGGAGGAGGGCGAAGGCCGCGAGCGGCGCTCAGTGTCCTACTGCCCGCTGCGCCAGGAGTCCAGCACCCAGCAGGTGGCGCTGCTGCGGCGCGCGGACAGCGGCTTCTGGGGCTGGCTCGGCCCCTTAGCGCTGCTGGGCGGCCTAACAGCTCCCACCGACAG GAAGCGGAGCCTCCCGGAGGAGCCGTGCGTGCTGGAGATCCGGCGACGACCGCCGCGCCGCGGGGGCTGTGCTTGCTGCGAGCTCCTCTTCTGCAAGAAATGCAGGAGTCTGCACAGCCACCCAGCCTATGTGGCGCACTGCGTTCTGGATCACCCGGATCTGGGTAAGGCGGGGGCCGCTGGGAACTCCTGA